In Streptomyces sp. NBC_00569, a single genomic region encodes these proteins:
- the gndA gene encoding NADP-dependent phosphogluconate dehydrogenase → MSKSAQIGVTGLAVMGRNLARNFARNGYTVALHNRTASRTHDLVAEFGGEGEFVPTETAEEFVAALERPRRLVIMVKAGDPTDAVIQEFAPLLEPGDMIVDGGNAHFADTRRRERELRERGIHFVGTGVSGGEEGALNGPSIMPGGSEESYAALGPMLEKISAKAKDGAPCVTHVGPDGAGHFVKMVHNGIEYADMQLIGEAYQLLRDVAGYSPAQIADIFRKWNTGRLDSYLIEITAEVLSHVDTATGKPFVDVVVDEAEQKGTGRWTVQIALDLGVPVSGIAEAVFARSLSGHADLRAASKDLAGPTPTALSEPEAAAFADRVEQALYASKIVSYTQGFHEIAAGSEAYDWNIDLGAVASIWRGGCIIRAAFLDRITAAYDARPDLPSLLSDKTFAQEIGAAQDDWRAVLVAATVEGVPAPGFAAALAYYDALRADRLPAALTQGQRDFFGAHTYRRTDRDGAFHTLWGGDRSEVSA, encoded by the coding sequence ATGAGCAAGTCAGCCCAGATCGGTGTCACGGGACTCGCCGTCATGGGGCGCAACCTCGCCCGGAACTTCGCCAGGAACGGCTACACGGTCGCCCTGCACAACCGCACCGCGTCCCGCACGCACGACCTCGTCGCGGAGTTCGGCGGCGAGGGCGAGTTCGTCCCCACCGAGACCGCGGAGGAGTTCGTGGCGGCGCTGGAACGGCCGCGCCGCCTGGTGATCATGGTCAAGGCCGGTGACCCCACGGACGCGGTGATTCAGGAGTTCGCGCCGCTCCTGGAGCCCGGCGACATGATCGTCGACGGCGGCAACGCCCACTTCGCGGACACTCGGCGCCGCGAGCGCGAACTGCGCGAGCGCGGCATCCACTTCGTCGGCACGGGCGTCTCCGGCGGCGAGGAGGGCGCCCTGAACGGGCCGAGCATCATGCCGGGCGGCAGCGAGGAGTCGTACGCGGCGCTCGGCCCGATGCTGGAGAAGATCTCCGCCAAGGCCAAGGACGGCGCCCCGTGCGTGACGCACGTCGGCCCGGACGGCGCCGGCCACTTCGTGAAGATGGTCCACAACGGCATCGAGTACGCCGACATGCAGCTCATCGGCGAGGCCTACCAGCTCCTGCGCGACGTGGCGGGCTACTCCCCCGCGCAGATCGCCGACATCTTCCGGAAGTGGAACACGGGCCGGCTCGACTCGTATCTGATCGAGATCACGGCCGAGGTCCTTTCCCACGTGGACACGGCGACGGGCAAGCCCTTCGTGGACGTCGTCGTCGACGAGGCGGAGCAGAAGGGCACGGGGCGCTGGACGGTGCAGATCGCCCTCGACCTGGGCGTCCCGGTGTCGGGTATCGCCGAGGCCGTCTTCGCGCGCTCGCTCTCCGGCCACGCGGACCTGCGCGCCGCCTCGAAGGACCTGGCGGGCCCGACGCCGACCGCGCTGAGCGAGCCGGAGGCGGCGGCGTTCGCCGACCGGGTCGAGCAGGCCCTGTACGCGTCGAAGATCGTGTCGTACACGCAGGGCTTCCACGAGATCGCGGCGGGCAGCGAGGCCTACGACTGGAACATCGACCTGGGCGCCGTCGCCTCGATCTGGCGCGGCGGCTGCATCATCCGGGCCGCGTTCCTCGACCGGATCACGGCCGCGTACGACGCCCGGCCCGACCTGCCGAGCCTCCTCTCGGACAAGACGTTCGCGCAGGAGATCGGCGCGGCGCAGGACGACTGGCGTGCCGTCCTGGTCGCCGCGACGGTCGAAGGCGTGCCGGCGCCCGGGTTCGCCGCCGCGCTCGCGTACTACGACGCGCTGCGCGCCGACCGCCTCCCGGCCGCGCTCACCCAGGGCCAGCGGGACTTCTTCGGCGCCCACACCTACCGCCGCACGGACCGCGACGGCGCGTTCCACACGCTGTGGGGCGGCGACCGGTCCGAGGTGTCGGCGTAA
- a CDS encoding nitroreductase family deazaflavin-dependent oxidoreductase, which yields MAEDETGTDVVISPTGWVAEQARLYEESGGTEGTTIPGPMSAPCLLLDYQGRRTGQWRRTVLIYDRDGEDYLIVASKGGADQHPEWYLNLEVNPDVRLRVETERFDARAETLSPEEKARVWPHLVEIFAPYADYQKKTERDIPVVRLTRIKG from the coding sequence ATGGCCGAGGACGAGACCGGCACCGACGTCGTGATCAGCCCCACCGGCTGGGTCGCGGAGCAGGCCCGCCTGTACGAGGAGTCCGGCGGCACCGAGGGCACGACGATCCCGGGCCCGATGAGCGCGCCCTGCCTCCTGCTCGACTACCAGGGGCGTCGCACCGGGCAGTGGCGCCGCACGGTTCTGATCTACGACCGTGACGGCGAGGACTACCTGATCGTCGCCTCGAAGGGCGGCGCCGACCAGCACCCCGAGTGGTACCTGAACCTGGAGGTCAACCCGGACGTGCGGCTGCGCGTCGAGACGGAGCGGTTCGACGCCCGCGCCGAGACTCTCTCCCCGGAGGAGAAGGCCAGGGTGTGGCCCCACCTCGTGGAGATCTTCGCCCCGTACGCGGACTACCAGAAGAAGACCGAGCGGGACATTCCCGTCGTACGCCTCACCCGTATCAAGGGCTGA
- a CDS encoding aspartate/glutamate racemase family protein: protein MTLALLHTSPVHVPVFDALRDTDHPGLALRHVVDESLLERARTAGPDAVADDVRALLETAVADGAAAVLCTCSTIGGVAEAQSAAVGVPVLRVDRPMAAAAVEAGRVVAVVAALESTLAPTVALVEEEAARAGRPVDVRTVLVAGAWERFEAGDRDGYRDLVAAAVDALTDVDVVVLAQASMAPAADRTTATVPVLSSPRPGLRAAADNTA from the coding sequence GTGACCCTCGCCCTCCTGCACACCTCCCCGGTCCACGTCCCCGTCTTCGACGCCCTGCGCGACACCGACCACCCCGGCCTCGCCCTGCGCCACGTCGTGGACGAGAGTCTGCTCGAACGGGCCAGGACCGCCGGGCCCGACGCCGTCGCGGACGACGTGCGCGCGCTGCTCGAAACCGCAGTGGCCGACGGGGCGGCCGCCGTGCTCTGCACCTGCTCGACCATCGGCGGCGTCGCCGAGGCCCAGTCCGCCGCCGTCGGCGTCCCCGTCCTGCGCGTGGACCGGCCGATGGCCGCCGCCGCGGTCGAGGCCGGACGCGTTGTCGCCGTGGTCGCCGCCCTGGAGAGCACCCTCGCGCCGACCGTCGCCCTCGTCGAGGAGGAGGCCGCCCGGGCCGGCCGCCCCGTCGACGTCCGCACGGTGCTGGTCGCAGGAGCCTGGGAGCGTTTCGAGGCCGGTGACCGGGACGGGTACCGGGACCTCGTGGCCGCCGCCGTGGACGCCCTCACCGATGTCGACGTCGTCGTGCTCGCCCAGGCCTCCATGGCGCCCGCCGCCGACCGGACCACCGCGACGGTCCCCGTCCTGTCCAGCCCCCGCCCCGGCCTGCGCGCGGCGGCGGACAACACGGCCTAG
- a CDS encoding GNAT family N-acetyltransferase: protein MSDIEIRDERDKGLLVACAAGEPEGAVFGYIQYFVLDKPERALVPVHTVVQPQHEGKGIAGSLARELYAIAARESIAVAPLCPFVVEWAARHPGEAPVAPPELMDAAQRALADDPAKW from the coding sequence ATGAGCGACATCGAGATCCGCGACGAACGGGACAAGGGGCTCCTCGTGGCCTGCGCGGCGGGAGAGCCCGAAGGCGCCGTCTTCGGGTACATCCAGTACTTCGTCCTCGACAAGCCCGAGAGGGCCCTCGTCCCCGTGCACACCGTCGTGCAGCCCCAGCACGAGGGCAAGGGCATCGCAGGATCGCTGGCCCGCGAGCTGTACGCCATCGCCGCCCGCGAGAGCATCGCCGTCGCGCCCCTGTGCCCGTTCGTCGTGGAGTGGGCCGCACGCCATCCTGGAGAGGCCCCCGTCGCCCCGCCCGAACTGATGGACGCCGCACAGCGCGCGCTCGCCGACGACCCGGCCAAGTGGTGA
- the panD gene encoding aspartate 1-decarboxylase, with product MLRTMFKSKIHRATVTQADLHYVGSVTIDRDLLDAADLLPGELVHIVDIDNGARLETYVIEGERGSGVIGINGAAAHLVHPGDLVIIISYAQVDDAEARALRPQVVHVDRENRIVALGADPSEPVPGGDTERSPQAVAATSG from the coding sequence ATGCTGCGCACCATGTTCAAGTCCAAAATCCATCGCGCCACCGTCACCCAGGCCGACCTGCACTACGTCGGGTCCGTCACCATCGACCGTGACCTCCTCGACGCCGCCGATCTGCTGCCCGGCGAGCTCGTCCACATCGTCGACATCGACAACGGCGCCCGCCTGGAGACGTACGTCATCGAGGGCGAGCGGGGGAGCGGTGTCATCGGGATCAACGGGGCCGCGGCCCATCTCGTGCACCCCGGGGACCTCGTGATCATCATCAGTTACGCTCAGGTCGACGACGCCGAGGCGCGTGCGCTGCGGCCCCAAGTCGTGCACGTGGACCGGGAGAACCGGATCGTGGCCCTGGGCGCCGACCCGTCCGAGCCGGTTCCCGGCGGGGACACGGAGCGCAGCCCCCAGGCGGTGGCGGCCACCAGCGGCTGA
- a CDS encoding protease inhibitor I42 family protein — protein MRTASIFRASGGGAVIAATALLALATGCGSGTDEPDGGSTSTASHPSGATGRTTSRPVKDTSITAEPGERFTLTVDQNASTREYWYLVDPEPDGSVLVSLGQSDRSDSGDEPAAGAGHRHTFTFEAKGRGTTRFTLLHCTFTTCQGNTSTLPPETTGPSATPTTGAATPSQPPERITYTVTVN, from the coding sequence ATGCGTACAGCGTCTATCTTCCGCGCTAGCGGGGGCGGTGCCGTGATCGCGGCGACCGCGCTCCTCGCTCTCGCTACGGGCTGCGGCTCAGGCACCGACGAACCTGACGGCGGTTCCACGAGCACCGCGAGCCACCCCTCGGGCGCCACGGGCCGCACGACGAGCCGCCCGGTGAAGGACACCAGCATCACCGCCGAGCCGGGCGAACGCTTCACACTCACCGTCGACCAGAACGCCTCCACGCGCGAGTACTGGTACCTCGTCGACCCCGAGCCCGACGGCTCGGTGCTGGTCAGCCTCGGCCAGAGCGACCGGTCGGACTCCGGCGACGAGCCGGCGGCCGGCGCCGGCCACCGGCACACCTTCACCTTCGAGGCCAAGGGCAGGGGGACCACCCGGTTCACGCTGCTGCACTGCACTTTCACCACCTGCCAGGGCAACACCTCCACCCTGCCCCCCGAGACAACCGGCCCTTCCGCCACCCCGACCACGGGGGCGGCCACCCCCTCCCAGCCCCCCGAGCGCATCACCTACACCGTCACCGTCAACTGA
- a CDS encoding peptidoglycan-binding protein, translated as MSFFSSPLNSPSLRLALLAGLSKKILGAGSKNDLLDLIDDALSVPEPGGDQSVLEGLASLYRGQLDQVGSVFDQVDRVGRKGLPEVWVGDTSVLASDVVNAAGRSVTQMSEAFQGCASVLLTLADAIGAAQRKDEQGRGQLLEQKKTLGGKDGFFDDLHENDEEEWDRKNAAHFGSYAVDLMHAAVSDAQEATRVAARDLNKWAAEARAGKMETSELTAVDKLMLADTGVAGADTELNEILTAGDLARASTRMDRLNLDDETAMERMLAKSDSPQERAYLMKALAAGHSVAEIGTFQDKIHGKDPDWMRRHLTPVVTAEDSMDDEGLASDGANNNKDSVTFDGQSWIQGGDGSEGTCVASSTVTSRAMVDPMYALDLTGGPDGQQDDPEAFKQRLVAEQHRLHTEGDGGKNWGGMGPEGQERINDTAVGSATGTDYQRQDLNSADDRRAVLTQVENSVAQGRPVPVDVSGKDGAHAMTIIAQEGDMLQVYNPWGTTTWVSEDDFINGHMGKASSNDLPDAYSVYLPR; from the coding sequence ATGTCGTTCTTCTCCTCCCCCCTCAACTCCCCTTCCCTCCGCCTCGCGTTGCTCGCCGGGCTGTCCAAGAAGATCCTCGGCGCCGGAAGCAAGAACGACCTCCTCGACCTGATCGACGACGCCCTCTCGGTGCCCGAACCGGGTGGCGACCAGAGCGTTCTGGAGGGACTGGCAAGTCTCTACCGCGGTCAGCTCGACCAGGTCGGCAGTGTCTTCGACCAGGTCGACCGGGTGGGCCGCAAGGGTCTTCCGGAGGTGTGGGTCGGCGACACGAGCGTCCTCGCCTCCGACGTGGTGAACGCCGCCGGGCGGTCCGTGACCCAGATGAGCGAGGCGTTCCAGGGCTGCGCGTCGGTGCTGCTGACGCTGGCCGACGCGATCGGCGCCGCGCAGCGCAAGGACGAGCAGGGCCGCGGACAGCTGCTGGAGCAGAAGAAGACGCTCGGCGGCAAGGACGGCTTCTTCGACGACCTGCACGAGAACGACGAGGAGGAGTGGGACCGCAAGAACGCCGCTCACTTCGGCTCCTACGCGGTCGACCTGATGCACGCAGCCGTCTCCGACGCGCAGGAGGCCACCCGCGTCGCGGCCCGGGACCTGAACAAGTGGGCCGCCGAGGCGCGGGCCGGGAAGATGGAGACCAGCGAACTCACCGCCGTCGACAAACTGATGCTCGCGGACACCGGCGTCGCGGGCGCCGACACCGAGCTGAACGAGATTCTCACGGCCGGCGACCTGGCACGCGCGTCGACGCGTATGGACCGGCTGAACCTCGACGACGAGACGGCCATGGAGCGGATGCTGGCGAAATCGGACAGCCCGCAGGAGCGGGCCTACCTGATGAAGGCCCTGGCCGCAGGCCACAGCGTCGCCGAGATAGGGACGTTCCAGGACAAGATCCACGGCAAGGACCCCGACTGGATGCGCCGGCACCTCACTCCGGTGGTCACCGCCGAGGACAGCATGGACGACGAGGGCCTGGCGTCGGACGGCGCGAACAACAACAAGGACTCCGTGACGTTCGACGGGCAGTCGTGGATCCAGGGCGGCGACGGCTCCGAGGGCACCTGCGTGGCCTCGTCCACCGTCACGTCCCGCGCCATGGTCGACCCCATGTACGCGCTCGACCTCACCGGCGGCCCCGACGGACAGCAGGACGACCCCGAAGCCTTCAAGCAGCGCCTGGTGGCCGAACAGCACCGGCTGCACACCGAAGGCGACGGCGGCAAGAACTGGGGCGGCATGGGGCCCGAGGGGCAGGAACGGATCAACGACACCGCCGTCGGCAGCGCCACAGGCACTGACTACCAGCGCCAGGACCTGAACAGCGCCGACGACCGCAGGGCGGTCCTCACCCAGGTCGAGAATTCGGTGGCTCAGGGACGGCCGGTCCCGGTCGACGTCTCGGGCAAGGACGGCGCCCACGCCATGACCATCATCGCCCAGGAGGGTGACATGCTCCAGGTGTACAACCCCTGGGGCACGACCACCTGGGTCAGCGAGGACGACTTCATCAATGGCCACATGGGCAAGGCTTCCAGCAATGATCTCCCCGATGCGTACAGCGTCTATCTTCCGCGCTAG
- a CDS encoding ATP-binding SpoIIE family protein phosphatase codes for MQTFRYWAGRMATMHASCETGHQNPFDTTTAAMIVLDAQGRVTGWSPGAQNLYGAETRDVLGRSASEVLRDVRARGDTLQGFGTAGAAALAGARTERRTVRRPDGALVETVLRVFPVEQDRGSPAWVVMAAASDRYQEWVTDQSMLSGLFTQAPVGLSVYGPDAHLNWTNDVVQQVMGWHAGEWEGRANRVLYPHGSILSPPGYHEMEEVLEEVLRTGEAVLDVHWRGPTPATCEYHRVYSCSYFRLQDDAGHPLGVCEASVDITDRYEARARLALLSRASGIGTTLDVGQTAEEVAELVVPDLADSVRIEVAESVLAGDEAPSSASGAPKGLRLMAERTRSDPSVMQGDALLGVIGSRPTTASQRLLAVPLLLGGTTLGAVTLRREPPRAPFTQEDRAVAEELASRTAVCVDNARRYVREHATALKLQRDLLPRELPQPSGVEFAHRYIPTTGPLGVGGDWYDVIPLSGARVGLVVGDVVGHGVDAAATMGRLRTSVRALAALDLPPDELLTRLDDLVGQARVGIHRTPGDEGTDRALGATCLYAVYDPTSRTCAMASAGHLPPVATGRGTDTGRAGPLHLPTGPPLGVGGLPFESVELEFAEGTVLALFTDGIVKARGRDVDEGVADLCGALDASAGSLQKACDEIVSLCAPGSAEDDAALLLVRVHAFPKDSVASWQVASDPAEVAGVRALVREKLEDWGLDDAAFVSELVVSELVTNAVRYGRPPVSLRLLRDVDRTLICEVSDAGHTSPNLRHAGDEDEGGRGLFLVAQLTAMWGTRYDRQAKTIWAEIGLGQEVPPDLFAEP; via the coding sequence ATGCAGACATTCCGGTACTGGGCAGGTCGCATGGCCACGATGCACGCATCATGCGAAACCGGTCATCAGAACCCTTTCGACACGACCACAGCAGCAATGATCGTGCTGGATGCGCAGGGGAGAGTGACTGGCTGGAGCCCTGGGGCCCAAAACCTCTACGGTGCCGAAACCCGAGACGTGCTCGGCCGCTCGGCGAGCGAGGTTCTGCGAGATGTCCGGGCCCGGGGTGACACGCTGCAAGGCTTCGGGACGGCGGGGGCTGCGGCCCTCGCGGGCGCCCGGACCGAGAGGCGTACCGTCCGACGCCCGGACGGGGCGCTGGTGGAGACGGTCCTGCGCGTCTTCCCCGTGGAGCAGGACCGGGGGAGCCCCGCCTGGGTCGTGATGGCGGCGGCGAGCGACCGCTACCAGGAGTGGGTGACCGACCAGTCGATGCTGTCCGGGCTCTTCACGCAGGCTCCTGTGGGGCTCAGCGTCTACGGCCCCGACGCCCACCTCAATTGGACCAACGACGTCGTGCAGCAGGTCATGGGCTGGCACGCCGGTGAATGGGAGGGCCGGGCCAACAGGGTGCTCTATCCGCACGGCAGCATCCTGTCCCCTCCGGGTTACCACGAGATGGAGGAGGTACTGGAGGAAGTGCTGCGCACCGGCGAAGCCGTACTCGACGTCCATTGGCGCGGGCCCACTCCCGCCACCTGCGAGTACCACCGGGTCTACTCGTGCTCGTACTTCCGCCTTCAGGACGACGCGGGCCACCCCCTGGGTGTCTGCGAGGCGTCCGTCGACATCACCGATCGTTACGAGGCACGGGCTCGCCTGGCGCTGCTCAGCCGAGCCAGCGGGATCGGTACCACCCTCGACGTCGGGCAGACGGCGGAAGAGGTCGCGGAGCTCGTGGTTCCGGACCTCGCCGACTCGGTTCGCATCGAGGTCGCGGAGTCGGTCCTGGCCGGAGATGAGGCCCCGTCCTCGGCCTCCGGTGCACCGAAGGGGCTACGGCTCATGGCGGAGCGCACCAGGAGCGACCCCTCCGTCATGCAAGGTGATGCGCTGCTGGGTGTCATCGGCAGTCGGCCGACGACCGCGAGCCAACGCCTGCTGGCCGTGCCCCTGCTCCTGGGCGGCACCACGCTCGGCGCGGTCACCCTTCGGCGGGAGCCTCCTCGTGCGCCCTTCACCCAGGAGGACCGCGCAGTCGCCGAAGAACTGGCGTCGCGCACCGCGGTGTGCGTGGACAACGCTCGCCGCTACGTCCGCGAGCACGCCACGGCGTTGAAACTGCAGCGCGACCTCCTCCCGCGAGAACTACCGCAACCGAGTGGCGTCGAGTTCGCGCACCGCTACATTCCCACCACCGGTCCTCTCGGAGTCGGGGGCGACTGGTACGACGTGATTCCGCTGTCGGGTGCCCGCGTCGGGCTGGTGGTCGGTGACGTGGTGGGGCACGGGGTGGACGCCGCCGCCACCATGGGACGACTGCGCACGAGCGTGCGGGCACTGGCCGCCCTGGACCTGCCCCCGGACGAACTCCTCACCCGGCTTGACGACTTGGTGGGTCAGGCACGCGTCGGAATACACCGGACGCCGGGCGACGAGGGGACGGACAGGGCGCTCGGGGCGACCTGCCTGTACGCCGTGTACGACCCCACCTCCCGCACCTGCGCCATGGCCAGCGCGGGCCACCTCCCGCCGGTCGCCACCGGCCGTGGGACAGACACCGGGCGGGCTGGACCGCTCCACCTGCCCACAGGTCCCCCGCTGGGCGTCGGCGGGCTGCCTTTCGAGAGCGTGGAGCTCGAGTTCGCCGAGGGCACTGTGCTCGCCCTGTTCACCGACGGGATCGTCAAGGCGCGCGGCCGGGACGTGGACGAGGGAGTGGCGGACCTGTGCGGCGCCCTGGACGCCTCGGCCGGATCCCTACAGAAAGCGTGCGACGAGATCGTCTCCCTGTGCGCCCCGGGATCCGCCGAGGACGATGCCGCGCTGCTGCTGGTGCGCGTCCACGCCTTCCCCAAGGACAGCGTGGCGTCCTGGCAGGTCGCCTCCGACCCGGCCGAGGTGGCCGGAGTCCGCGCACTCGTCCGGGAGAAGCTGGAGGACTGGGGGCTGGACGATGCCGCGTTCGTCTCGGAACTGGTCGTGAGCGAACTCGTCACCAACGCCGTCCGATACGGCCGCCCCCCTGTCTCCCTGCGCCTGCTTCGGGACGTCGACCGCACACTGATCTGCGAGGTGTCGGACGCGGGACACACCTCCCCGAATCTCCGCCACGCCGGCGACGAGGACGAAGGAGGGCGGGGCCTCTTCCTGGTGGCACAACTGACCGCCATGTGGGGCACGCGCTACGACCGCCAGGCCAAGACGATCTGGGCCGAGATCGGGCTGGGGCAGGAAGTACCACCGGACCTGTTCGCGGAGCCGTGA
- a CDS encoding antibiotic biosynthesis monooxygenase — MGIRASGTATVVTSQKVREGFDEEYDRWQEKVNRAVRDFDGFEGTETYPPGSGEDHEWVVVFRFAGTDQLSAWLDSTARRELLAEGRELLDGAPTQEVLAGGRIDEPDRVAGVTAVISHDVRPGRAKEFEHWQDKVLKEQEKFPGFMGTEFFRPVEGIQDHWVVVFRYDTREHLDAWLDSSRREHLLKEGREYFASYDVRKVGTAFGGWFRFGSDEGEEVPPNWKQSMTVVLALYPTVMVLNLTVGHEFQVLGIPGYLGLFFSNILSVSILSWLLMPLVNRALAFWLRPGRTRTVRVDVAGAALVVLCWALTVLVFALTTG, encoded by the coding sequence ATGGGTATCCGTGCAAGCGGCACCGCTACCGTCGTGACCTCCCAGAAGGTACGGGAAGGCTTCGACGAGGAGTACGACCGCTGGCAGGAAAAGGTGAACCGGGCCGTTCGGGACTTCGACGGATTCGAGGGGACGGAGACCTATCCCCCCGGCTCGGGCGAGGACCATGAATGGGTCGTGGTGTTCCGCTTCGCCGGCACGGATCAGCTCAGCGCGTGGCTGGACTCGACCGCGCGCCGGGAGCTGCTGGCAGAAGGCCGTGAGCTGCTGGACGGTGCCCCCACGCAGGAGGTCCTCGCCGGCGGCCGCATCGACGAGCCCGACCGGGTGGCGGGGGTCACGGCCGTCATCTCGCACGACGTACGGCCGGGCAGGGCAAAGGAATTCGAGCACTGGCAGGACAAGGTCCTCAAAGAGCAGGAGAAGTTCCCGGGCTTCATGGGAACCGAATTCTTCCGGCCCGTCGAAGGAATCCAGGATCATTGGGTGGTCGTTTTCCGGTACGACACCCGTGAACATCTCGATGCCTGGCTGGACTCCAGCCGCAGGGAGCACCTGCTGAAGGAGGGGCGCGAATACTTCGCGTCCTATGACGTCCGCAAGGTGGGGACGGCGTTCGGCGGCTGGTTCCGGTTCGGCTCGGACGAGGGCGAGGAGGTCCCGCCCAACTGGAAACAGTCCATGACGGTCGTGCTCGCGCTCTATCCCACCGTCATGGTGCTGAATCTGACCGTCGGTCATGAATTCCAGGTCCTGGGCATCCCCGGATACCTCGGCCTGTTCTTCAGCAACATACTGAGCGTCAGCATTCTGAGCTGGCTGCTCATGCCCCTCGTGAACCGCGCCCTCGCCTTCTGGCTCCGGCCCGGCCGGACCCGCACCGTCCGCGTCGACGTGGCGGGCGCGGCGCTCGTGGTCCTGTGCTGGGCCCTGACCGTCCTCGTCTTCGCCCTGACGACGGGCTGA
- a CDS encoding FAD binding domain-containing protein yields MDLNTITEVVRRPPLDRPGADWREGDAWLAGGTWLFSVEQPGLRRLVDLTALRWDALVPSHAGLEIGATCTIRDLYSFAFPGDWIAGALFAKSCEAFLSSFKVWNSATVGGNICLSLPAGPMITLTVALEARYELWAPDGTVRTVDALDFVTGDHQNVLGPGEVLRRIDIPARALRKRATHRRFTLTRLGRSTVFLVGTQTPGTSDLLLTVTAGTARPVRMTFDAMPDASTLRRSIDAVPAGLWFADANGTPDHRRHLTKHFAEEIRRELSDGGLP; encoded by the coding sequence ATGGACCTGAACACCATTACGGAAGTCGTCCGACGCCCGCCGCTCGACCGGCCCGGCGCGGACTGGCGCGAAGGTGATGCGTGGCTTGCGGGTGGCACGTGGCTGTTCTCCGTGGAGCAGCCCGGCCTGCGGCGACTGGTCGACCTGACGGCGCTGCGCTGGGACGCGCTCGTCCCGAGCCACGCGGGACTCGAAATCGGTGCCACGTGCACCATTCGCGATCTCTATTCCTTCGCCTTTCCGGGCGACTGGATCGCGGGCGCTCTTTTCGCGAAAAGCTGCGAAGCCTTCCTTTCCTCGTTCAAGGTATGGAATTCTGCGACCGTCGGCGGAAATATCTGTCTGTCCCTGCCCGCCGGACCCATGATCACGCTGACGGTCGCGCTGGAGGCCCGGTACGAACTGTGGGCCCCTGACGGGACCGTGCGCACCGTCGATGCCCTCGACTTCGTGACGGGCGACCATCAGAACGTTCTCGGCCCCGGGGAAGTCCTGCGGCGCATCGACATTCCGGCCCGTGCTCTGCGGAAACGCGCCACGCACCGCCGCTTCACGCTGACCCGCCTCGGCCGCTCGACGGTGTTCCTCGTCGGTACGCAAACACCGGGCACGAGCGACCTGTTGCTCACCGTCACCGCCGGCACGGCACGGCCTGTGCGCATGACTTTCGACGCCATGCCCGATGCCTCGACCCTGCGGCGGAGCATCGACGCCGTCCCCGCCGGTCTCTGGTTCGCGGATGCCAATGGGACCCCGGACCACCGTCGCCATCTGACGAAGCACTTCGCCGAAGAGATTCGTCGCGAACTGTCGGACGGTGGCCTGCCATGA